The following are from one region of the Amycolatopsis sp. QT-25 genome:
- a CDS encoding 4-hydroxybenzoate 3-monooxygenase, with protein sequence MRTPVAIVGAGPAGLLLSHLLDLAGVESVIVETRSRAYVEARIRAGILEQSTVDLLREAGLADRLDREGDEHRGIHLQWPQERHHLDFVDLVGRSVTVYGQTEVTKDLGKARAAAGQQIHYEVTDTAVHDIETDRPHLTFTDADGMRQRLDADVIVGCDGSFGPCRTAIPDVAKQTWERTYPYSWLGVLADVAPSTDELIYAWHPDGFAMHSMRSATVSRLYLQVPNGTDIGTWSDERIWEALATRLGHGQDGWTLTPGPITDKSVLPMRSFVQQPLRHGRLFLAGDAAHIVPPTGAKGLNLAVADVALLAPALTALVRDKHSALADAYSDTALRRVWRCTHFSWWMTTMLHRSDDPFDQQLQLSQLRWLARSEAGRAGLAENYAGLPIGF encoded by the coding sequence ATGCGCACCCCAGTCGCCATCGTCGGTGCCGGACCGGCGGGCCTGCTCCTGTCACATCTGCTCGATCTGGCCGGAGTCGAATCGGTGATCGTGGAGACCCGCTCGCGGGCATACGTCGAGGCCCGGATCCGCGCAGGCATCCTCGAACAGTCCACCGTGGACCTCCTTCGCGAAGCAGGTCTCGCCGACCGGCTCGACCGCGAGGGCGACGAGCACCGCGGCATCCATCTCCAATGGCCACAGGAGCGGCACCATCTCGACTTCGTGGACCTGGTCGGGCGCAGCGTCACCGTGTACGGCCAGACCGAGGTGACGAAGGACCTGGGCAAGGCGCGAGCGGCCGCCGGGCAGCAGATCCACTACGAGGTCACCGACACCGCCGTCCACGACATCGAAACCGACCGGCCCCACCTCACCTTCACCGACGCGGACGGTATGCGGCAGCGGCTCGACGCCGACGTCATCGTCGGCTGCGACGGCTCCTTCGGGCCTTGCCGCACCGCGATTCCCGACGTCGCGAAGCAGACTTGGGAACGCACCTACCCGTACTCCTGGCTCGGCGTCCTCGCCGACGTCGCCCCGTCGACCGACGAGCTCATCTACGCCTGGCATCCCGACGGTTTCGCGATGCACTCGATGCGTTCGGCCACCGTCAGCCGCCTGTACCTGCAAGTACCCAACGGCACCGACATCGGCACCTGGTCCGACGAGCGGATCTGGGAGGCCCTCGCGACCCGGCTCGGCCACGGCCAGGACGGCTGGACGCTCACGCCGGGGCCGATCACCGACAAGAGCGTGCTGCCGATGCGCAGCTTCGTGCAGCAGCCCCTGCGGCACGGCCGCCTGTTCCTCGCCGGTGACGCCGCCCATATCGTGCCGCCCACCGGCGCCAAAGGCCTCAACCTCGCCGTCGCCGACGTCGCGCTCCTCGCTCCCGCCTTGACGGCTTTGGTGCGGGACAAACACTCCGCCCTCGCCGACGCCTACTCCGACACCGCACTGCGCCGGGTCTGGCGGTGCACACATTTCTCGTGGTGGATGACGACGATGCTGCACCGATCGGACGATCCGTTCGACCAGCAGTTGCAACTTTCGCAGCTACGGTGGCTGGCACGGAGCGAGGCGGGGCGGGCGGGGCTGGCGGAGAACTACGCGGGACTGCCGATTGGGTTCTGA
- a CDS encoding IclR family transcriptional regulator produces MAGNVSTPGASVTSRAFALLGAFDVDHRELSLSELAGRADLPLPTAHRIARELVGLGALERREDRYAVGRRLWDLGLLAPVQFELRQVAAPFLQDLYGATGATVHLGERDGAEVLYLDRISGNASVPVVSRIGGRLPLHATGIGKVLLAWAPEDLRRQVLASLTRVTPYTVTQPGRLREQLRRVRREGFAQTVEEMSRGACSIAVPIRSSGGEVVAALGLVVPDLSRGRARLISALQVAAAGIGRSLPVSLSGSGR; encoded by the coding sequence ATGGCCGGGAATGTGTCCACGCCGGGGGCCAGTGTCACGTCACGGGCGTTCGCGCTGCTGGGCGCCTTCGACGTCGACCATCGTGAGCTGTCGCTGAGCGAACTCGCGGGCCGCGCCGACTTGCCGTTGCCCACCGCGCACCGGATCGCCCGCGAACTCGTGGGCCTCGGCGCGCTGGAGCGGCGCGAGGATCGGTACGCCGTCGGCAGGCGACTGTGGGACCTCGGCCTGCTCGCGCCCGTCCAGTTCGAACTGCGGCAGGTCGCCGCTCCCTTCCTCCAGGATCTCTACGGCGCGACCGGTGCCACCGTGCATCTCGGTGAGCGGGACGGTGCCGAGGTGCTCTACCTCGACCGGATCTCCGGGAACGCGTCCGTGCCGGTGGTCAGCCGGATCGGCGGACGGCTGCCGCTGCACGCCACCGGGATCGGGAAGGTGCTGCTGGCCTGGGCTCCGGAAGACCTCCGACGGCAGGTGCTCGCCTCGCTGACCCGCGTCACGCCGTACACCGTCACTCAGCCCGGACGGCTCCGCGAGCAGTTGCGGCGCGTACGCCGGGAGGGTTTCGCGCAGACCGTCGAGGAGATGAGCCGGGGCGCCTGCTCGATCGCCGTCCCGATCCGGTCGTCCGGCGGCGAGGTCGTCGCGGCGCTCGGCCTGGTCGTCCCCGATTTGAGCCGCGGCCGGGCACGGCTGATCTCCGCGCTCCAGGTCGCGGCCGCCGGAATCGGACGGAGCCTGCCGGTTTCACTGAGTGGAAGCGGACGCTAG
- a CDS encoding SLC13 family permease, with protein sequence MVSIALLLIVLAFAVIRPRGLPEAVAAVPAAGIVLAAGAISVPDAVDEVARLAPVVGFLGAVLVLAKVCDDEGLFQAAGTLMARFGRGRPQRLLPAVFAVAAAVTVVLSLDATVVLLTPVVFATAARMGARAKPHAYACAHLANSASLLLPVSNLTNLLAVAATGVSFLRFTALMTLPWLAAVLTEYLVFRRFFAADLAARPRGGKAVPAGKVPAFVLVVLGLTLAGFVLTSSLEVSPAWAAFAGAAVLACRALAQRRTSPSSIVRSASIPFLAFVLALAIVVRAVVDNGLDEALSHLVPTSTSFLALLGAATVAAVLANLINNLPAVLVLLPLAAAGGTPVVLAVLIGVNLGPNLTYVGSLATLLWRRILHRHDTRPDLGEFTRLGLLTVPASLVLAVAGLWAGLILMP encoded by the coding sequence ATGGTGTCCATCGCCCTCCTGCTGATCGTCCTGGCCTTCGCGGTCATCCGGCCACGCGGCCTTCCGGAGGCGGTCGCCGCCGTTCCCGCCGCGGGGATCGTGCTGGCCGCCGGGGCGATCTCGGTCCCCGACGCCGTCGACGAGGTGGCCAGGCTCGCCCCGGTCGTCGGCTTCCTCGGCGCGGTGCTCGTCCTGGCCAAGGTGTGCGACGACGAAGGCCTGTTCCAGGCGGCCGGGACGCTGATGGCCCGGTTCGGCCGGGGACGGCCACAGCGGCTGCTGCCCGCCGTGTTCGCGGTCGCCGCGGCGGTCACGGTGGTGCTCAGCCTGGACGCCACCGTCGTACTGCTGACCCCGGTCGTGTTCGCCACCGCCGCGCGGATGGGCGCGCGAGCCAAACCGCACGCCTACGCGTGTGCGCATCTGGCGAACTCGGCCTCGTTGCTGCTGCCGGTGTCCAATCTGACCAATCTGCTCGCCGTCGCCGCGACCGGTGTCTCGTTCCTCCGGTTCACCGCGCTGATGACCCTTCCTTGGCTCGCGGCGGTGCTCACCGAATATCTGGTGTTCCGCCGGTTCTTCGCCGCCGACCTGGCGGCCCGGCCTCGTGGCGGCAAGGCTGTCCCGGCCGGGAAGGTCCCGGCGTTCGTCCTGGTCGTGCTCGGCCTGACGCTGGCCGGGTTCGTGCTCACGTCCTCGCTGGAGGTCAGCCCCGCCTGGGCCGCGTTCGCCGGTGCCGCCGTCCTGGCCTGCCGCGCCCTCGCGCAGCGGCGGACCTCGCCGTCCTCGATCGTGCGGTCGGCGAGCATCCCGTTCCTCGCGTTCGTGCTCGCGCTGGCGATCGTGGTCCGCGCCGTCGTCGACAACGGGCTGGACGAAGCGCTCAGCCACCTGGTGCCGACTTCGACGTCGTTCCTCGCCCTGCTCGGCGCCGCCACGGTGGCGGCCGTCCTGGCCAACCTGATCAACAACCTGCCCGCCGTGCTCGTCCTGCTGCCGCTCGCCGCCGCGGGCGGCACCCCCGTGGTACTGGCGGTGCTGATCGGGGTCAACCTCGGGCCGAACCTCACCTATGTCGGCTCGCTGGCCACGCTGCTGTGGCGGCGGATCCTGCACCGGCACGACACCCGGCCCGATCTTGGCGAGTTCACCCGGCTCGGGTTGCTCACGGTGCCGGCGTCCCTCGTGCTCGCCGTCGCCGGACTGTGGGCCGGGCTGATCCTGATGCCTTGA
- a CDS encoding PLP-dependent aminotransferase family protein: MSLPLARRMDGVTSSPVRDLLALTARPGVLSFAGGMPAPELFDRDGLRAAFDRALADKAVLQYSPTEGNPRLRELLAQRLAGRGLPTTVDDLLVTTGSQQGLQLLSTALLDPGATVLVEEPVYLSALQCFQLAEARIVPVPGDSEGIDPAALDEIAAREHPSLLYLVPTFSNPSGRTIGPGRRRALAEVIARHGCWLVEDDPYHELRYRGEREEPMSARPELAERAIHLGSFSKVIAPGMRLSWLRAPRELVRRVAILKQASDLHTSTVDQAAAAEYLAAADLDAHVRTLCAAYRVRRDAMLAELPAITPPGTTWTDPDGGMFVWVTLPGGTDTDALLPEALRHDVAFVPGSAFQVGEPDRSALRLSFATHAPETIAEGLRRLGKALS; the protein is encoded by the coding sequence ATGTCTCTTCCCCTCGCCCGTCGTATGGACGGCGTCACCAGTTCCCCCGTGCGCGATCTGCTCGCGCTCACCGCCCGCCCTGGCGTGCTCTCCTTCGCCGGCGGCATGCCCGCGCCGGAACTGTTCGACAGGGACGGCCTCCGCGCCGCCTTCGACCGGGCGCTCGCCGACAAGGCCGTGTTGCAGTATTCGCCCACCGAAGGGAATCCACGGCTGCGTGAGCTGCTCGCGCAGCGGCTGGCCGGTCGCGGGCTCCCGACCACTGTGGACGATCTTCTGGTCACCACGGGTTCACAGCAGGGTCTTCAGTTGCTGAGCACCGCGTTGCTCGATCCCGGAGCCACCGTGCTGGTGGAGGAACCGGTGTACCTGTCCGCGTTGCAGTGTTTCCAGCTCGCCGAGGCGCGGATCGTGCCCGTTCCCGGCGACTCGGAAGGGATCGATCCGGCCGCGCTGGACGAGATCGCGGCCAGGGAACACCCGTCGCTGCTGTACCTCGTCCCGACGTTCTCGAACCCGTCCGGCCGGACGATCGGTCCCGGCAGGCGTCGCGCGCTCGCGGAAGTCATCGCGCGCCACGGGTGCTGGCTCGTCGAAGACGATCCGTACCACGAACTGCGGTATCGCGGTGAACGCGAAGAACCGATGTCGGCCCGTCCGGAACTCGCCGAGCGCGCGATCCACCTCGGCAGTTTCTCGAAGGTGATCGCCCCGGGGATGCGGCTCAGCTGGCTCCGGGCGCCGAGGGAGCTGGTGCGCCGCGTCGCGATCCTCAAGCAGGCGAGCGATCTGCACACCTCGACGGTCGATCAGGCGGCGGCGGCCGAGTACCTGGCCGCCGCGGATCTCGACGCCCACGTGCGGACACTGTGCGCGGCCTACCGGGTGCGCCGCGACGCGATGCTGGCCGAACTGCCCGCGATCACGCCGCCCGGCACGACCTGGACCGACCCGGACGGCGGGATGTTCGTCTGGGTCACCCTTCCCGGCGGGACGGACACGGACGCGCTGCTTCCCGAAGCGTTGCGCCATGACGTCGCTTTCGTGCCCGGTTCGGCGTTCCAGGTGGGGGAGCCGGACCGGTCGGCCTTGCGGCTCTCGTTCGCCACGCACGCGCCGGAGACGATCGCCGAAGGACTGCGACGGCTGGGCAAAGCCTTGTCCTAG
- a CDS encoding helix-turn-helix domain-containing protein, translating to MSTVALAASDGMLQFELAIAHEVFGTGLPGFAGSWYDFSVCGSEPVKVGRFLLEPDHGLGQLARADTVIVPGWADVGVDPPPDLVDAVRAAHEAGARVASLCTGAFVLAAAGLLDGRRATTHWAHTDVLAARHPSVEVDPDVLYVDNGNVLTSAGKAAAMDLCLHLVRSDHGSAVANTVARRLVVPPHRAGGQAQFVTAPVPEQDDHPLGGLLPWISERLDRPLTVEDLARQATMSSRNLARHFRSVTGTTPLRWLLNQRIRRAQELLERTDDSVDLIAEATGMGTAATLRRHFNRTVGVPPDSYRRTFRTAEPPSG from the coding sequence ATGAGCACGGTCGCCCTCGCCGCCTCCGACGGCATGCTGCAGTTCGAGCTGGCCATCGCCCACGAGGTCTTCGGCACGGGCCTGCCGGGGTTCGCCGGCTCCTGGTACGACTTCAGCGTCTGCGGGTCGGAGCCGGTGAAGGTCGGCCGCTTCCTCCTCGAACCGGACCACGGGCTCGGCCAGCTCGCGCGGGCCGACACCGTCATCGTCCCCGGCTGGGCCGACGTCGGCGTCGATCCGCCCCCGGACCTCGTCGACGCCGTGCGGGCCGCCCACGAAGCGGGCGCACGGGTGGCGTCCCTCTGCACGGGCGCGTTCGTGTTGGCGGCCGCCGGCCTGCTCGACGGCCGTCGAGCCACGACGCATTGGGCCCACACCGACGTCCTCGCCGCCCGCCATCCGTCGGTGGAGGTCGATCCGGACGTCCTCTACGTCGACAACGGCAACGTGCTCACTTCGGCGGGCAAGGCCGCCGCGATGGACCTGTGCCTGCACCTGGTCCGCTCCGACCACGGTTCGGCGGTCGCGAACACCGTCGCCCGCCGCCTGGTCGTCCCGCCGCACCGAGCGGGCGGGCAGGCCCAGTTCGTCACCGCCCCGGTGCCCGAACAGGACGACCATCCGCTCGGCGGGCTGCTCCCCTGGATCAGCGAACGGCTGGACCGGCCGCTGACCGTCGAGGACCTCGCCCGCCAGGCCACCATGAGTTCCCGCAACCTGGCCCGGCATTTCCGGTCGGTGACCGGGACGACCCCGTTGCGCTGGCTGCTGAACCAGCGCATCCGCCGCGCCCAGGAGCTCCTGGAGCGGACCGACGACAGTGTCGACCTGATCGCGGAAGCCACCGGGATGGGCACCGCCGCCACCCTGCGACGGCATTTCAACCGGACGGTCGGCGTGCCGCCGGACAGCTACCGCCGCACTTTCCGCACGGCTGAGCCGCCCAGCGGCTAG
- a CDS encoding NAD(P)H-binding protein, giving the protein MGTYDVAVFGAYGHTGRFVVAELRERGFGVLAVGRDEVKLRGLPWPDLDIRQASVDDAASLDRAFEGADAVINAAGPFADTAAPVIDAALRAGVPYLDVAAELEANMDTFAHFADRAAGATVIPAMAFFGGLGDLMVTAAMGDWTSADEAHVAYALSSWHPTEGTRAAGKVSRERRGGRRIRFSGGRIEYRDDALPELDWDFPAPFGTRAVLGEFTMADVVTVPRHLAISEVTTYMTVNAAREVVTPETPPPGSDGSSSQEFVVDVVVRSGGVERRIVARGRDIYASTAPLVVEAVQRVLDGRTEATGVVSAGEVFDAADFLGALAPRITVTG; this is encoded by the coding sequence ATGGGTACGTACGACGTCGCGGTGTTCGGGGCTTACGGGCACACCGGGCGCTTCGTGGTGGCGGAGTTGCGCGAGCGCGGTTTCGGTGTGCTGGCGGTGGGACGGGACGAGGTGAAGCTGCGCGGTCTGCCTTGGCCCGATCTCGACATCCGGCAGGCGTCGGTCGACGACGCGGCTTCGCTCGACCGCGCCTTCGAGGGCGCCGACGCGGTGATCAACGCCGCCGGGCCGTTCGCCGACACCGCGGCTCCGGTGATCGATGCGGCACTGCGGGCGGGCGTCCCGTATCTGGACGTGGCGGCGGAGCTCGAAGCGAACATGGACACCTTCGCGCATTTCGCCGACCGCGCCGCGGGAGCGACGGTGATCCCGGCGATGGCGTTCTTCGGCGGGCTCGGCGATCTGATGGTCACCGCCGCGATGGGCGACTGGACGTCCGCCGACGAAGCGCACGTCGCCTACGCGCTGAGCAGCTGGCATCCGACCGAAGGGACCCGCGCGGCGGGCAAGGTGTCACGGGAGCGGCGCGGTGGCCGGCGGATCCGGTTCTCCGGCGGCCGGATCGAGTATCGCGACGACGCGCTGCCGGAACTGGACTGGGACTTCCCCGCGCCGTTCGGGACCCGCGCCGTACTCGGCGAGTTCACGATGGCCGACGTCGTCACCGTCCCGAGGCACCTCGCCATTTCCGAGGTGACCACGTACATGACCGTGAACGCGGCTCGTGAGGTGGTGACGCCCGAGACGCCCCCGCCCGGATCGGACGGCTCCTCCTCGCAGGAGTTCGTGGTCGACGTCGTCGTGCGATCCGGTGGCGTGGAACGGCGGATCGTCGCACGGGGCCGGGACATCTACGCGAGCACGGCACCGCTGGTGGTGGAAGCCGTGCAACGGGTGCTCGACGGCCGGACCGAGGCGACCGGGGTCGTCTCGGCCGGGGAGGTCTTCGACGCGGCCGACTTCCTGGGCGCGCTGGCCCCGCGGATCACCGTCACCGGGTGA
- a CDS encoding D-alanyl-D-alanine carboxypeptidase: MKELVLATITRVLAALLLIPAWPRSPRHARRLACGWALSLRFPAENLAGLTGGTLAAFTAARTEAFWRHGTLLGVTSGHRDAAEQHRLFLAEAGRKRVLSPEDSAHVRGTALDVRPREGAQWLEEHGARFALYRIYDNEWWHFEYRPGEAPPARLPHPGRREGVTR, translated from the coding sequence GTGAAAGAACTCGTTCTCGCGACCATCACCCGTGTCCTCGCGGCGCTGCTGCTGATCCCGGCGTGGCCGCGGTCCCCCCGCCACGCCCGGCGGCTCGCCTGTGGCTGGGCACTGTCGCTGCGGTTCCCGGCCGAGAACCTCGCCGGGCTCACCGGCGGCACCCTCGCGGCGTTCACCGCCGCCAGGACCGAGGCGTTCTGGCGGCACGGCACACTTCTCGGCGTCACCTCGGGACATCGTGACGCCGCCGAACAGCATCGCCTCTTCCTCGCGGAGGCGGGGCGAAAGCGGGTCCTGTCACCGGAAGATTCCGCGCACGTCCGGGGCACCGCGCTGGACGTCCGGCCGCGCGAAGGCGCGCAGTGGCTGGAGGAGCACGGTGCCCGCTTCGCCCTCTACCGGATCTACGACAACGAGTGGTGGCATTTCGAGTACCGGCCCGGCGAGGCCCCGCCCGCGCGGCTGCCGCATCCAGGCCGGCGGGAAGGTGTCACCCGGTGA
- the dhbA gene encoding 2,3-dihydro-2,3-dihydroxybenzoate dehydrogenase, translating to MDGIEGKVALVTGGARGIGAAVVDGLVGAGAVVAAVDLTEGPSRDGVTSFVADVGDPAAVARVVDDVERELGPIGIGVSVAGVLKPGSVCETSDEDWAATFAVNSTGVFTVLRELSRRMSPRRSGVLVTVGSNAAGVPRTGMAAYAASKAAATMLTRCLGLELAGSGIRCNIVSPGSTDTEMQRLLWTDENGADRVIAGDSAQYRVGIPLGRIAEPADIADAVLFLASDRARHITMQNLYVDGGATLRG from the coding sequence GTGGATGGGATCGAGGGCAAGGTCGCGCTCGTCACCGGAGGCGCGCGCGGGATCGGGGCGGCCGTCGTGGACGGGCTCGTCGGAGCGGGCGCGGTCGTGGCGGCGGTGGACCTGACGGAAGGGCCTTCCCGGGACGGCGTGACCTCGTTCGTCGCGGACGTCGGGGATCCGGCGGCCGTCGCGCGGGTGGTCGACGACGTCGAACGCGAACTCGGGCCGATCGGGATCGGGGTGTCCGTCGCGGGCGTACTGAAGCCGGGGTCGGTCTGCGAGACGAGCGACGAGGATTGGGCGGCGACGTTCGCGGTCAACTCCACCGGAGTCTTCACCGTCCTTCGCGAGCTCTCCCGCCGGATGTCGCCGCGCCGGAGCGGTGTGCTGGTGACGGTCGGATCGAACGCGGCAGGGGTCCCACGGACCGGGATGGCCGCCTACGCCGCCTCGAAAGCCGCGGCGACGATGCTCACCCGCTGTCTCGGTCTCGAACTCGCCGGTTCCGGCATCCGCTGCAACATAGTCTCGCCGGGCTCCACCGACACCGAGATGCAACGTCTACTGTGGACGGACGAGAACGGCGCGGACCGTGTCATCGCGGGGGATTCGGCGCAATACCGCGTCGGCATACCGCTGGGCCGGATAGCCGAACCCGCCGATATCGCCGACGCCGTGCTGTTTCTGGCCTCCGATCGAGCGCGGCACATCACGATGCAGAATCTCTACGTCGACGGCGGCGCCACGCTGCGCGGGTGA
- a CDS encoding isochorismate synthase, which yields MSSPAPARPRPVHQAADLLAAYLPGSFYYSSARGSLLADGVYSPVHAAPGNRARAAAEILDAALVAGVAEPVVAGAIGFRPDAPSSLVVPAVVRRAGAPERGGPVAPLGGAWSISPRPAPEVYTSAVARALDEIRDGDLRKIVLARCLDVTGGDPVAVPRLLARLVHADPAAHAFAVDVSAPGDPAPRTLLGASPELLVSRRGRVVTANPLAGSRPRVADDAENARRIDELLASGKDRDEHAHVAAQVAEVLGRFCVDLDVPAEPEVIGTPTMWHLSTRISGRLADPGDAGSSALGLAEALHPTPAVCGVPTALARDTIAALEPEDRGYYAGLVGWTDQDGDGEWVVTIRCAEVRDRTVRLFAGAGVVTGSDPEAELAETGAKFGTLLRALGLEGAA from the coding sequence GTGTCCTCACCTGCACCGGCCCGACCAAGGCCGGTCCACCAGGCGGCCGATCTGCTGGCGGCATACCTGCCCGGATCGTTCTACTACTCGTCCGCTCGAGGGTCGCTTCTCGCCGACGGGGTGTACTCCCCGGTCCACGCGGCGCCGGGCAACCGGGCCCGTGCCGCCGCCGAGATCCTCGACGCCGCCTTGGTGGCGGGAGTGGCGGAACCGGTGGTGGCCGGGGCGATCGGGTTCCGGCCCGACGCGCCGAGCAGCCTGGTGGTGCCCGCCGTGGTCCGCCGGGCGGGAGCACCGGAGAGGGGTGGTCCGGTGGCACCGCTCGGCGGGGCCTGGTCGATCTCGCCGCGGCCCGCGCCGGAGGTCTACACCTCCGCGGTCGCCAGGGCGCTCGACGAGATCCGCGACGGTGACCTGCGCAAGATCGTGCTGGCCCGCTGCCTCGACGTCACCGGCGGAGACCCCGTCGCCGTGCCGCGGTTGCTGGCCCGCCTCGTCCACGCGGACCCGGCCGCCCATGCCTTCGCCGTGGACGTCAGCGCACCGGGTGATCCCGCGCCGCGCACCCTGCTCGGTGCGAGCCCGGAGTTGCTGGTCTCCCGCCGCGGCCGGGTCGTGACGGCCAATCCGCTGGCCGGGTCACGGCCGAGGGTGGCCGACGACGCCGAAAACGCCCGCCGGATCGATGAGTTGCTGGCTTCCGGAAAGGACCGCGACGAGCACGCCCACGTCGCCGCCCAGGTGGCCGAGGTGCTGGGCCGGTTCTGTGTCGACCTCGACGTCCCCGCCGAACCCGAGGTGATCGGCACGCCCACGATGTGGCACCTCTCGACCAGGATCAGCGGACGGCTCGCCGACCCCGGCGACGCCGGTTCCTCCGCGCTGGGGCTGGCGGAAGCACTGCATCCGACACCCGCGGTCTGCGGCGTGCCGACAGCGCTCGCCCGCGACACGATCGCCGCGCTCGAACCCGAGGACCGGGGCTATTACGCGGGCCTCGTCGGCTGGACCGACCAGGACGGTGACGGTGAATGGGTCGTCACCATCCGCTGTGCCGAGGTCCGTGACCGGACGGTGCGGCTCTTCGCCGGCGCGGGCGTGGTGACGGGTTCCGATCCGGAGGCCGAACTCGCCGAGACCGGCGCGAAGTTCGGCACCCTGCTGCGCGCGCTCGGCCTGGAGGGAGCGGCGTGA
- a CDS encoding AMP-binding protein has protein sequence MIPDHVPWPPETAARYRASGHWRGQTFGKLLTSLAEAYAERPAVIGETARWTFAELDERAHRLAAGFAGAGIQPGDRVVVQLPNVPEFASVVFGLWRAGALPVFALPAHRASELRHFAEQSGAAAILTVGEHERFDHAVMANAVAAEIPSVRNVFVVGTEEFAVLEAAAPRALPDPDPAAVAFLQLSGGSTGLPKLIPRTHDDYLYSVRESARICGLRPESVYLAALPVAHNFPLSSPGLLGALHAGAATVFAPRPDADTAFRLIEAEGVTITGLVPPLAAAWAQAAARTTRDLSSLDVLLVGGAKCARELAEKIGPALGCRLQQVFGMAEGLVCYTRLDDPDEYVLATQGRPISPDDEIRVVHPDDPLSTSDDVVAPGEIGALLTRGPYTIRGYYRATEHNKTAFTEDGFYRTGDLVRQHPSGHLEVVGRAKEQINRGGEKVAAEEVENHLMAHPGVLDAAVVAVPDPYLGERTCAYVVAVPDPDVAEPGAAELRRFVRERGVAAFKVPDLVQVVPEFPVTGVGKTSKRELRAALTALAKEK, from the coding sequence GTGATCCCGGATCACGTGCCCTGGCCACCCGAAACCGCCGCGCGGTACCGGGCTTCGGGACATTGGCGCGGACAGACCTTCGGCAAGCTGCTGACCAGCCTCGCCGAGGCGTACGCCGAACGCCCCGCCGTGATCGGCGAGACCGCCCGCTGGACCTTCGCCGAACTCGACGAGCGGGCGCACCGGCTCGCCGCCGGGTTCGCCGGGGCCGGGATCCAGCCGGGTGACCGGGTCGTCGTGCAACTGCCGAACGTGCCGGAGTTCGCGTCCGTCGTCTTCGGACTGTGGCGGGCCGGCGCGCTGCCGGTCTTCGCGCTTCCTGCGCACCGGGCGAGCGAGTTGCGGCACTTCGCCGAGCAGAGCGGGGCCGCGGCGATCCTGACCGTCGGCGAGCACGAACGGTTCGACCACGCGGTTATGGCGAACGCGGTCGCCGCCGAGATCCCTTCGGTGCGGAACGTCTTCGTCGTCGGCACGGAGGAGTTCGCCGTACTCGAAGCGGCGGCCCCGCGTGCCCTGCCGGATCCGGATCCCGCCGCGGTCGCGTTCCTCCAATTGTCCGGCGGCAGCACCGGCCTGCCCAAGCTGATCCCGCGCACGCACGACGACTACCTCTACAGCGTGCGGGAAAGCGCCCGGATCTGTGGTCTGCGGCCGGAAAGCGTGTACCTGGCCGCGTTGCCGGTCGCCCACAACTTCCCGCTCAGCTCGCCAGGGCTGCTCGGGGCCCTGCACGCGGGCGCCGCCACGGTGTTCGCGCCGCGTCCCGACGCAGACACCGCGTTCCGGCTGATCGAGGCCGAGGGGGTGACGATCACCGGGCTCGTGCCGCCGCTGGCCGCCGCGTGGGCGCAGGCGGCCGCGCGCACCACCCGTGATCTGTCCTCTTTGGACGTCCTGCTGGTCGGGGGCGCCAAATGCGCGCGCGAACTGGCCGAGAAGATCGGGCCCGCGCTGGGCTGCCGTCTGCAGCAGGTGTTCGGCATGGCCGAAGGGCTGGTCTGCTACACCCGGCTCGACGATCCGGACGAGTACGTCCTCGCCACCCAGGGACGGCCGATCTCGCCGGACGACGAGATCCGCGTCGTGCACCCGGACGACCCACTGTCCACTTCGGACGACGTCGTGGCGCCGGGCGAGATCGGCGCGCTGCTGACCCGCGGCCCGTACACGATCCGCGGCTACTACCGCGCCACCGAGCACAACAAGACCGCGTTCACCGAGGACGGCTTCTACCGCACCGGCGATCTCGTGCGGCAGCATCCCTCGGGACACCTCGAAGTCGTCGGCAGGGCCAAGGAACAGATCAACCGCGGCGGCGAGAAAGTGGCCGCGGAAGAGGTCGAGAACCACCTGATGGCCCATCCCGGCGTACTCGACGCCGCCGTCGTCGCGGTGCCGGATCCGTATCTGGGCGAGCGCACCTGCGCCTACGTCGTCGCGGTGCCCGATCCGGATGTCGCCGAACCCGGCGCCGCGGAACTGCGCCGGTTCGTGCGCGAACGCGGGGTGGCGGCGTTCAAGGTGCCCGATCTGGTCCAGGTCGTGCCGGAGTTCCCGGTGACCGGGGTCGGCAAGACCAGCAAACGCGAGCTGCGGGCGGCACTGACCGCCCTGGCGAAGGAGAAGTGA